The following coding sequences lie in one Osmerus mordax isolate fOsmMor3 chromosome 13, fOsmMor3.pri, whole genome shotgun sequence genomic window:
- the madd gene encoding MAP kinase-activating death domain protein isoform X13 encodes MEKKKMCPRLLDYLVVVGARQPSSDSVAQTPQLLRRYPLEDHPDFPLPPDVVFFCQPEGCLSIRQRRVSLRDDASFVFTLTDKDSGITRYGICVNFYRSFQRGHHRSRGDKVSHTEAATQSTETASDGSDGSSVGPASSSLAPPCNAETKAPAENSTEPRPPGGEPSAGRSPRHKRNAAKMANRNRNSTLTSLCILSHYPFFSTFRECLYILKRLVDCCSQRLTLRAGLPRATQRDTMWRVFTGALSVEEKGNQLLSDLREIESWVYRLLRSPVPVAGMRRVDVEVLPHDMQPALTFALPDSSRFSMVDFPLHLPLELLGVDACLMVLSCILLEHKVVLQSRDYNALSMSVMAFVAMIYPLEYMFPVIPLLPTCMASAEQLLLAPTPYIIGVPASFFLYKSDFRMPDDVWLVDLDCNKVIAPTNAEILPPLPEPESTELKKHLKQCLVRLTVITQKQIFSSDNKALASMSLNTQPILNLEKFQEGQELPLLPPGRDKVSPSSTEFNPLIYGNDVDSVDVATRVAMVRFFNSPNVLQGFQMHTRTLRLFPRPVVAFQATSFLASRPRRSSFAEKLSHTQAVEFYGEWALNPSNLAFQRIHNNVYDPSLIGDKPKWYAHQLQPVFYRVYDGSSQLAEAMAGPLEDDGNDSDPTDDSSDSEAYDDSSSSYSSLGDLVSEMIKCDIQGDTPSVHPPTHAALGDASEVEFQDFQEFKEGEGPDRPSEVCDGPSEPSDGQPLRSSSSTTASSSPSTIIQGVNNEQTEQAEMEASASAALQNPVPVLGGPPFSRPTPDSTAVDSVTKKREYDNPYFEPQYGFPAEEDPESEEQEESYTPRFNQNLNGNKAQRPLRPSSLRLPGESDGEGDSRNSSPISNNSGDGFGGLMSFASNLYKNHGTSFSLSNLAIPNKAAREKATPFPSLKGARAPRALVDQKSSVIKHSPTVKRESPSPQGRANNTSENQQFLKEVVQSVLEGQGVGWLNMKKVRRLLENEQLRVFVLSKLNRAVQSEEDARHEVIRDVEVSRKVYKGMLDILKCTVSSLEHSYTNAGLGGMASVFSVLEIARTHYQTKDPEKRKRSPTDSAGSPGSKESPSARIEGARPQGLLLVPRLQLTHPTPGKGARHFDTRSLNEENFIASIELWSKHQDKQKSMEKQRVEGAKQQRPEVTDTEEKKSQISADSGVSVHSGSQKSDTESVTSSEPAVLTRSTSQDSEASTISNSSGETLGADSDLSSTAGDGGRPAPHLALSRGTLSDSEIETNPATSSVFGKTQKLKPGMKKPIPVVAKGPPAQPMEDISMRIYLCEGLLGRDKSSMWDQLEDAAMETFSLSKERSTLWDQVQFWEDAYLDAVMLEREGMGMDQGPQEMIDRYLSLGEHDRKRLEDDEDRLLATLLHNMIAYMLMMKVSKNDIKKKVRRLMGKSHIGLSHSQEINESLDKLAQTDGRELSIRPSGSRHIKKQTFVVHAGTDTTGDIFFMEVCDDCIVLRSNIGTVYERWWYEKLINMTYCPKTKVLCLWRRNGQETQLNKFYTKKCRELYYCVKDSMERAAARQQSIKPGPELGGEFPVQDMKTGEGGLLQVTLEGINLKFMHSQFLKLKKW; translated from the exons atggagaaaaagaaaatgtgccCTCGTTTACTGGACTACCTGGTAGTAGTCGGAGCCAG ACAACCAAGCAGTGACAGTGTGGCCCAAACTCCCCAGCTTCTACGTCGCTACCCTCTCGAGGACCATCCTGACTTCCCTCTCCCACCGGACGTAGTGTTCTTCTGCCAGCCAGAAGGTTGCCTGAGCATCCGCCAGCGCCGCGTCAGCCTCCGCGATGATGCCTCCTTCGTCTTTACGCTGACAGACAAGGACTCTGGCATCACACGCTATGGCATATGCGTTAACTTCTACCGCTCCTTCCAGCGGGGACACCACCGCAGCCGTGGAGACAAGGTATCGCATACCGAGGCCGCCACACAATCAACAGAAACGGCCAGTGACGGATCGGACGGCAGCAGTGTAGGCCCGGCCTCGTCCTCGCTGGCTCCACCCTGCAACGCCGAGACAAAGGCGCCAGCCGAGAACAGCACGGAGCCCAGACCCCCGGGCGGGGAGCCGAGCGCAGGACGGTCCCCACGGCACAAGCGCAATGCTGCCAAGATGGCTAACCGAAACCGCAATAGCACCCTCACCTCACTGTGCATCCTCAGCCACTACCCTTTCTTCTCCACGTTCAGGGAGTGCCTATACATTCTCAAGAGGCTGGTGGACTGCTGCAGTCAGAGGTTGACACTGCGAGCTGGGCTGCCACGTGCTACTCAAAG GGACACCATGTGGCGTGTGTTCACGGGAGCTCTGTCAGTAGAGGAGAAAGGCAACCAGCTGTTGTCCGACTTGCGGGAGATCGAGTCCTGGGTGTACCGTCTGCTCCGTTCCCCGGTGCCCGTGGCGGGTATGCGGCGCGTAGATGTTGAGGTGCTTCCCCACGACATGCAGCCAGCGCTCACCTTCGCACTGCCCGACTCTTCACGCTTCTCCATGGTGGACTTCCCCCTACACCTGCCCCTTGAGCTGCTTGGCGTGGACGCCTGTCTGATGGTGCTCAGCTGCATTCTGTTGGAGCACAAG GTGGTTCTTCAGTCGCGAGATTACAATGCCTTGTCTATGAGCGTCATGGCATTTGTTGCCATGATCTATCCTCTGGAGTATATGTTCCCCGTCATTCCCCTACTGCCCACTTGCATGGCCTCTGCTGAACAA CTCCTTCTGGCCCCCACTCCATATATTATTGGTGTGCCAGCCAGCTTCTTCCTCTACAAATCTGATTTTAGAATGCCGGACGATGTGTGGCTTGTTGACCTTGACTGTAACAAG GTTATAGCACCCACGAATGCTGAGAtcttacctcctctccctgagccAGAATCCACTGAACTCAAGAAACATTTGAAACAG TGTCTGGTTAGGTTGACCGTGATCACCCAAAagcagatcttctcctctgacAATAAG GCCTTGGCCAGTATGAGTTTGAACACCCAGCCCATACTGAACCTGGAGAAGTTCCAGGAGGGCCAGGAGTTGCCGCTTCTTCCACCTGGCCGGGACAAGGTGTCACCCTCATCAACTGAGTTTAACCCACTGATCTATGGCAACGATGTAGATTCTGTGGATGTTGCCACCAG ggttgccatggtgaggTTCTTCAACTCTCCGAATGTGCTCCAGGGATTCCAGATGCACACTCGCACCCTGCGTCTGTTCCCACGGCCTGTTGTGGCATTCCAGGCTACATCCTTCCTTGCTTCACGACCCAGACGCTCAAGCTTTGCTGAGAAATTGTCCCACACCCAGGCGGTAGAGTTCTATGGAGAGTGGGCCCTAAACCCCTCCAACCTAGCTTTTCAGAGGATTCATAACA ACGTGTATGATCCCTCCCTGATTGGAGACAAGCCTAAGTGGTATGCGCACCAACTACAGCCAGTGTTCTATCGTGTGTATGACGGCAGCTCCCAGCTGGCCGAGGCCATGGCTGGGCCCCTGGAAGACGATGGCAATGACTCAGACCCAACAGATGATag TAGCGACAGTGAAGCTTACGATGACTCCAGCTCTTCCTACTCCTCCCTTGGAGATTTAGTGAGTGAGATGATCAAGTGTGACATCCAGGGAGACACACCAA GCGTACATCCCCCAACTCATGCGGCTCTGGGTGATGCCAGCGAGGTAGAGTTTCAGGACTTCCAGGAATTCAAGGAAGGAGAGGGTCCAGATCGTCCTTCAGAGGTCTGCGATGGACCATCCGAGCCGTCTGATGGACAGCCTCTCCGTTCCAGTTCCAGTACCACAGCCAGCTCAAGCCCCAGCACAATCATTCAGGGAGTCAACAAT GAGCAAACGGAACAAGCGGAAATGGAAGCGTCTGCAAGTGCTGCTCTTCAGAACCCTGTCCCGGTATTGGGTGGTCCACCCTTCTCCCGACCTACCCCCGACTCTACAGCTGTGGACTCAGTCACAAAGAAGCGAGAATATGACAATCCCTACTTTGAGCCCCAATACGGTTTCCCTGCTGAAGAAGACCCTGAATCAGAGGAGCAAGAAGAGTCATACACACCTCGATTCAACCAAAACCTTAACGGAAACAA GGCCCAGCGTCCACTTCGCCCAAGCAGTCTAAGGCTTCCAGGAGAGTCTGATGGAGAAGGTGACTCTCGTAACAGCTCCCCTATCTCAAACAACAGCGGTGATGGTTTTGGGGGTCTCATGTCCTTTGCCA GTAATCTGTACAAGAACCATGGCACCAGTTTCAGTCTCTCCAACCTAGCTATCCCCAACAAGGCTGCAAGAGAGAAAGCCACACCCTTCCCCAGTCTCAAAG GCGCTCGGGCTCCCAGGGCCCTTGTAGACCAGAAGTCCTCTGTCATCAAGCACAGTCCCACAGTCAAGAGAGAGTCGCCTTCCCCCCAAGGCCGCGCCAACAACACCAG TGAGAACCAGCAGTTTTTGAAGGAAGTGGTCCAGAGTGTTCTAGAGGGCCAGGGAGTAGGCTGGCTCAACATGAAGAAGGTGCGTCGTCTGCTGGAAAACGAGCAGCTGCGAGTTTTTGTGCTGAGTAAGCTAAACAGAGCCGTGCAGTCGGAGGAGGATGCCAGACATGAGGTTATCCGTGATGTG GAGGTAAGCAGAAAAGTGTATAAGGGCATGTTGGACATCCTGAAGTGCACAGTTTCCAGCCTGGAACACTCTTACACCAATGCGGGGCTTGGAGGCATGGCCAGCGTCTTTAGTGTACTGGAAATAGCACGCACACACTACCAAACCAAAG ACCCAGAGAAGCGCAAGCGGAGCCCCACAGACAGTGCTGGCAGCCCAGGCAGCAAGGAGAGTCCATCGGCTCGTATAGAGGGTGCCAGGCCTCAGGGTCTGCTTCTTGTGCCTCGCCTCCAGCTGACACATCCCACCCCGGGCAAAGGTGCCCGGCACTTTGACACCCGGAGTCTGAACGAAGAGAATTTTATTGCTTCTATTG AATTGTGGAGCAAGCACCAGGATAAGCAAAAATCTATGGAAAAACAGA GAGTGGAGGGAGCTAAACAGCAGCGTCCAGAGGTGACAGACACTGAGGAAAAGAAGTCTCAGATCAGTGCAGATAGTGGCGTCAGTGTCCACTCAGGGTCTCAG AAGAGTGACACAGAGTCAGTGACCAGCTCTGAACCAGCAGTGCTGACCAGAAGCACCAGCCAGGATTCAGAAGCCAGCACA ATAAGTAACAGCTCGGGGGAGACGCTGGGAGCAGACAGTGACCTTAGCAGTACTGCAGGGGACGGGGGAAGGCCTGCTCCCCATCTTGCTCTCTCCAGAGGGACTCTCTCTGATAGCGAGATTGAGACCAACCCGGCTACAAgctctgtgttt GGTAAAACCCAGAAATTAAAGCCTGGGATGAAAAAACCTATACCTGTGGTAGCTAAGGGACCCCCTGCCCAACCAATGGAGGATATCAGCATGAGGATCTACTTGTGTGAAGGCCTTCTGG GGCGGGACAAGAGCTCCATGTGGGACCAACTTGAAGATGCTGCCATGGAAACCTTCTCTTTGA GTAAGGAACGCTCCACTCTGTGGGACCAGGTTCAGTTCTGGGAAGACGCTTACTTGGATGCTGTCATgctggagagggaaggaatggGAATGGATCAAGGACCTCAGGAGATGATTGACAG GTATCTGTCACTAGGGGAGCATGATCGCAAGCGTCTTGAGGATGATGAAGACAGGTTATTGGCTACTCTACTGCACAACATGATTGCCTACATGCTAATGATGAAG gTGTCCAAAAATGACATAAAGAAGAAGGTTAGGCGTCTGATGGGGAAGTCCCACATTGGCCTCTCCCACAGCCAGGAGATCAACGAGTCACTGGATAAACTGGCTCAAACA GATGGTCGTGAGCTATCTATCAGGCCCAGTGGAAGCCGACATATCAAGAAGCAGACGTTtgtggtgcatgctgggacagATACCACCGGGGACATCTTTTTCATGGAG
- the madd gene encoding MAP kinase-activating death domain protein isoform X20 has product MEKKKMCPRLLDYLVVVGARQPSSDSVAQTPQLLRRYPLEDHPDFPLPPDVVFFCQPEGCLSIRQRRVSLRDDASFVFTLTDKDSGITRYGICVNFYRSFQRGHHRSRGDKVSHTEAATQSTETASDGSDGSSVGPASSSLAPPCNAETKAPAENSTEPRPPGGEPSAGRSPRHKRNAAKMANRNRNSTLTSLCILSHYPFFSTFRECLYILKRLVDCCSQRLTLRAGLPRATQRDTMWRVFTGALSVEEKGNQLLSDLREIESWVYRLLRSPVPVAGMRRVDVEVLPHDMQPALTFALPDSSRFSMVDFPLHLPLELLGVDACLMVLSCILLEHKVVLQSRDYNALSMSVMAFVAMIYPLEYMFPVIPLLPTCMASAEQLLLAPTPYIIGVPASFFLYKSDFRMPDDVWLVDLDCNKVIAPTNAEILPPLPEPESTELKKHLKQALASMSLNTQPILNLEKFQEGQELPLLPPGRDKVSPSSTEFNPLIYGNDVDSVDVATRVAMVRFFNSPNVLQGFQMHTRTLRLFPRPVVAFQATSFLASRPRRSSFAEKLSHTQAVEFYGEWALNPSNLAFQRIHNNVYDPSLIGDKPKWYAHQLQPVFYRVYDGSSQLAEAMAGPLEDDGNDSDPTDDSSDSEAYDDSSSSYSSLGDLVSEMIKCDIQGDTPSVHPPTHAALGDASEVEFQDFQEFKEGEGPDRPSEVCDGPSEPSDGQPLRSSSSTTASSSPSTIIQGVNNEQTEQAEMEASASAALQNPVPVLGGPPFSRPTPDSTAVDSVTKKREYDNPYFEPQYGFPAEEDPESEEQEESYTPRFNQNLNGNKAQRPLRPSSLRLPGESDGEGDSRNSSPISNNSGDGFGGLMSFASNLYKNHGTSFSLSNLAIPNKAAREKATPFPSLKGARAPRALVDQKSSVIKHSPTVKRESPSPQGRANNTSENQQFLKEVVQSVLEGQGVGWLNMKKVRRLLENEQLRVFVLSKLNRAVQSEEDARHEVIRDVEVSRKVYKGMLDILKCTVSSLEHSYTNAGLGGMASVFSVLEIARTHYQTKDPEKRKRSPTDSAGSPGSKESPSARIEGARPQGLLLVPRLQLTHPTPGKGARHFDTRSLNEENFIASIGVEGAKQQRPEVTDTEEKKSQISADSGVSVHSGSQKSDTESVTSSEPAVLTRSTSQDSEASTVISNSSGETLGADSDLSSTAGDGGRPAPHLALSRGTLSDSEIETNPATSSVFGKTQKLKPGMKKPIPVVAKGPPAQPMEDISMRIYLCEGLLGRDKSSMWDQLEDAAMETFSLSKERSTLWDQVQFWEDAYLDAVMLEREGMGMDQGPQEMIDRYLSLGEHDRKRLEDDEDRLLATLLHNMIAYMLMMKVSKNDIKKKVRRLMGKSHIGLSHSQEINESLDKLAQTDGRELSIRPSGSRHIKKQTFVVHAGTDTTGDIFFMEVCDDCIVLRSNIGTVYERWWYEKLINMTYCPKTKVLCLWRRNGQETQLNKFYTKKCRELYYCVKDSMERAAARQQSIKPGPELGGEFPVQDMKTGEGGLLQVTLEGINLKFMHSQFLKLKKW; this is encoded by the exons atggagaaaaagaaaatgtgccCTCGTTTACTGGACTACCTGGTAGTAGTCGGAGCCAG ACAACCAAGCAGTGACAGTGTGGCCCAAACTCCCCAGCTTCTACGTCGCTACCCTCTCGAGGACCATCCTGACTTCCCTCTCCCACCGGACGTAGTGTTCTTCTGCCAGCCAGAAGGTTGCCTGAGCATCCGCCAGCGCCGCGTCAGCCTCCGCGATGATGCCTCCTTCGTCTTTACGCTGACAGACAAGGACTCTGGCATCACACGCTATGGCATATGCGTTAACTTCTACCGCTCCTTCCAGCGGGGACACCACCGCAGCCGTGGAGACAAGGTATCGCATACCGAGGCCGCCACACAATCAACAGAAACGGCCAGTGACGGATCGGACGGCAGCAGTGTAGGCCCGGCCTCGTCCTCGCTGGCTCCACCCTGCAACGCCGAGACAAAGGCGCCAGCCGAGAACAGCACGGAGCCCAGACCCCCGGGCGGGGAGCCGAGCGCAGGACGGTCCCCACGGCACAAGCGCAATGCTGCCAAGATGGCTAACCGAAACCGCAATAGCACCCTCACCTCACTGTGCATCCTCAGCCACTACCCTTTCTTCTCCACGTTCAGGGAGTGCCTATACATTCTCAAGAGGCTGGTGGACTGCTGCAGTCAGAGGTTGACACTGCGAGCTGGGCTGCCACGTGCTACTCAAAG GGACACCATGTGGCGTGTGTTCACGGGAGCTCTGTCAGTAGAGGAGAAAGGCAACCAGCTGTTGTCCGACTTGCGGGAGATCGAGTCCTGGGTGTACCGTCTGCTCCGTTCCCCGGTGCCCGTGGCGGGTATGCGGCGCGTAGATGTTGAGGTGCTTCCCCACGACATGCAGCCAGCGCTCACCTTCGCACTGCCCGACTCTTCACGCTTCTCCATGGTGGACTTCCCCCTACACCTGCCCCTTGAGCTGCTTGGCGTGGACGCCTGTCTGATGGTGCTCAGCTGCATTCTGTTGGAGCACAAG GTGGTTCTTCAGTCGCGAGATTACAATGCCTTGTCTATGAGCGTCATGGCATTTGTTGCCATGATCTATCCTCTGGAGTATATGTTCCCCGTCATTCCCCTACTGCCCACTTGCATGGCCTCTGCTGAACAA CTCCTTCTGGCCCCCACTCCATATATTATTGGTGTGCCAGCCAGCTTCTTCCTCTACAAATCTGATTTTAGAATGCCGGACGATGTGTGGCTTGTTGACCTTGACTGTAACAAG GTTATAGCACCCACGAATGCTGAGAtcttacctcctctccctgagccAGAATCCACTGAACTCAAGAAACATTTGAAACAG GCCTTGGCCAGTATGAGTTTGAACACCCAGCCCATACTGAACCTGGAGAAGTTCCAGGAGGGCCAGGAGTTGCCGCTTCTTCCACCTGGCCGGGACAAGGTGTCACCCTCATCAACTGAGTTTAACCCACTGATCTATGGCAACGATGTAGATTCTGTGGATGTTGCCACCAG ggttgccatggtgaggTTCTTCAACTCTCCGAATGTGCTCCAGGGATTCCAGATGCACACTCGCACCCTGCGTCTGTTCCCACGGCCTGTTGTGGCATTCCAGGCTACATCCTTCCTTGCTTCACGACCCAGACGCTCAAGCTTTGCTGAGAAATTGTCCCACACCCAGGCGGTAGAGTTCTATGGAGAGTGGGCCCTAAACCCCTCCAACCTAGCTTTTCAGAGGATTCATAACA ACGTGTATGATCCCTCCCTGATTGGAGACAAGCCTAAGTGGTATGCGCACCAACTACAGCCAGTGTTCTATCGTGTGTATGACGGCAGCTCCCAGCTGGCCGAGGCCATGGCTGGGCCCCTGGAAGACGATGGCAATGACTCAGACCCAACAGATGATag TAGCGACAGTGAAGCTTACGATGACTCCAGCTCTTCCTACTCCTCCCTTGGAGATTTAGTGAGTGAGATGATCAAGTGTGACATCCAGGGAGACACACCAA GCGTACATCCCCCAACTCATGCGGCTCTGGGTGATGCCAGCGAGGTAGAGTTTCAGGACTTCCAGGAATTCAAGGAAGGAGAGGGTCCAGATCGTCCTTCAGAGGTCTGCGATGGACCATCCGAGCCGTCTGATGGACAGCCTCTCCGTTCCAGTTCCAGTACCACAGCCAGCTCAAGCCCCAGCACAATCATTCAGGGAGTCAACAAT GAGCAAACGGAACAAGCGGAAATGGAAGCGTCTGCAAGTGCTGCTCTTCAGAACCCTGTCCCGGTATTGGGTGGTCCACCCTTCTCCCGACCTACCCCCGACTCTACAGCTGTGGACTCAGTCACAAAGAAGCGAGAATATGACAATCCCTACTTTGAGCCCCAATACGGTTTCCCTGCTGAAGAAGACCCTGAATCAGAGGAGCAAGAAGAGTCATACACACCTCGATTCAACCAAAACCTTAACGGAAACAA GGCCCAGCGTCCACTTCGCCCAAGCAGTCTAAGGCTTCCAGGAGAGTCTGATGGAGAAGGTGACTCTCGTAACAGCTCCCCTATCTCAAACAACAGCGGTGATGGTTTTGGGGGTCTCATGTCCTTTGCCA GTAATCTGTACAAGAACCATGGCACCAGTTTCAGTCTCTCCAACCTAGCTATCCCCAACAAGGCTGCAAGAGAGAAAGCCACACCCTTCCCCAGTCTCAAAG GCGCTCGGGCTCCCAGGGCCCTTGTAGACCAGAAGTCCTCTGTCATCAAGCACAGTCCCACAGTCAAGAGAGAGTCGCCTTCCCCCCAAGGCCGCGCCAACAACACCAG TGAGAACCAGCAGTTTTTGAAGGAAGTGGTCCAGAGTGTTCTAGAGGGCCAGGGAGTAGGCTGGCTCAACATGAAGAAGGTGCGTCGTCTGCTGGAAAACGAGCAGCTGCGAGTTTTTGTGCTGAGTAAGCTAAACAGAGCCGTGCAGTCGGAGGAGGATGCCAGACATGAGGTTATCCGTGATGTG GAGGTAAGCAGAAAAGTGTATAAGGGCATGTTGGACATCCTGAAGTGCACAGTTTCCAGCCTGGAACACTCTTACACCAATGCGGGGCTTGGAGGCATGGCCAGCGTCTTTAGTGTACTGGAAATAGCACGCACACACTACCAAACCAAAG ACCCAGAGAAGCGCAAGCGGAGCCCCACAGACAGTGCTGGCAGCCCAGGCAGCAAGGAGAGTCCATCGGCTCGTATAGAGGGTGCCAGGCCTCAGGGTCTGCTTCTTGTGCCTCGCCTCCAGCTGACACATCCCACCCCGGGCAAAGGTGCCCGGCACTTTGACACCCGGAGTCTGAACGAAGAGAATTTTATTGCTTCTATTG GAGTGGAGGGAGCTAAACAGCAGCGTCCAGAGGTGACAGACACTGAGGAAAAGAAGTCTCAGATCAGTGCAGATAGTGGCGTCAGTGTCCACTCAGGGTCTCAG AAGAGTGACACAGAGTCAGTGACCAGCTCTGAACCAGCAGTGCTGACCAGAAGCACCAGCCAGGATTCAGAAGCCAGCACAGTG ATAAGTAACAGCTCGGGGGAGACGCTGGGAGCAGACAGTGACCTTAGCAGTACTGCAGGGGACGGGGGAAGGCCTGCTCCCCATCTTGCTCTCTCCAGAGGGACTCTCTCTGATAGCGAGATTGAGACCAACCCGGCTACAAgctctgtgttt GGTAAAACCCAGAAATTAAAGCCTGGGATGAAAAAACCTATACCTGTGGTAGCTAAGGGACCCCCTGCCCAACCAATGGAGGATATCAGCATGAGGATCTACTTGTGTGAAGGCCTTCTGG GGCGGGACAAGAGCTCCATGTGGGACCAACTTGAAGATGCTGCCATGGAAACCTTCTCTTTGA GTAAGGAACGCTCCACTCTGTGGGACCAGGTTCAGTTCTGGGAAGACGCTTACTTGGATGCTGTCATgctggagagggaaggaatggGAATGGATCAAGGACCTCAGGAGATGATTGACAG GTATCTGTCACTAGGGGAGCATGATCGCAAGCGTCTTGAGGATGATGAAGACAGGTTATTGGCTACTCTACTGCACAACATGATTGCCTACATGCTAATGATGAAG gTGTCCAAAAATGACATAAAGAAGAAGGTTAGGCGTCTGATGGGGAAGTCCCACATTGGCCTCTCCCACAGCCAGGAGATCAACGAGTCACTGGATAAACTGGCTCAAACA GATGGTCGTGAGCTATCTATCAGGCCCAGTGGAAGCCGACATATCAAGAAGCAGACGTTtgtggtgcatgctgggacagATACCACCGGGGACATCTTTTTCATGGAG